In Brevibacillus brevis NBRC 100599, a single genomic region encodes these proteins:
- a CDS encoding GerAB/ArcD/ProY family transporter has translation MIDNGHISARQFMILVALFGIGDAILYVPSLTATAAKQDAWISAFMGWGEGFLLTYLYVSLSMRYPNKSIFQFSEEILGKWMGKAVAVLFITYFFIDASLMLMEIGDFVTTQIMQETPIEIILVLFLVIIVMGVRSGPEAFSRVGELLFPYFLLLFFVLIAFISPQIKIENLKPVVAHGIAPVIGGNFRYVGYLLETVILIVMFPLVQRPARAAKAYIWGILFANFCLTMITSVAILVLGADITVLLAYPSYTLAQKISIGNFLERIEVLMAVIWFITLFVKITICYYATSCGIAYTMGLRDYRQLTLPLGMIMIVVALATMPNRPYFDTFVSEIWMPYSLTYGLFLPVLLLSVGALRKKPVC, from the coding sequence TTGATAGACAACGGTCATATTAGCGCAAGGCAATTCATGATACTCGTGGCGCTCTTCGGGATTGGTGATGCGATTTTGTACGTACCATCCCTTACTGCTACCGCTGCCAAACAGGACGCCTGGATCTCCGCCTTCATGGGGTGGGGGGAAGGCTTTCTTTTAACCTACCTGTATGTTTCGCTGAGTATGCGGTATCCGAACAAGTCTATCTTTCAGTTCAGCGAGGAAATATTGGGAAAGTGGATGGGGAAAGCGGTGGCTGTTTTGTTCATCACCTACTTCTTCATCGACGCTTCGCTCATGCTGATGGAGATTGGCGATTTTGTCACGACGCAGATTATGCAGGAGACCCCCATTGAAATTATTCTTGTCCTTTTTTTGGTGATCATCGTTATGGGGGTCCGCAGTGGACCAGAAGCCTTTTCTCGAGTGGGTGAGCTGTTGTTTCCGTATTTTCTGTTGCTTTTTTTTGTCTTGATCGCATTTATCTCCCCCCAGATCAAAATAGAAAATCTGAAGCCTGTGGTTGCGCATGGAATCGCTCCGGTTATCGGGGGGAACTTCCGATACGTGGGTTATTTGCTGGAAACGGTCATTCTGATCGTGATGTTTCCCTTGGTACAAAGACCAGCGCGTGCTGCCAAAGCTTATATCTGGGGCATTCTTTTCGCGAATTTTTGCCTGACGATGATTACTTCTGTGGCAATCCTAGTTTTAGGCGCCGATATTACTGTGCTACTCGCCTACCCAAGCTACACACTTGCACAAAAAATCAGTATCGGTAATTTTTTGGAGCGAATAGAAGTGTTGATGGCCGTCATCTGGTTTATCACGCTTTTTGTCAAAATTACTATTTGCTATTATGCGACGAGCTGTGGAATCGCGTATACAATGGGGTTGCGAGATTACCGCCAATTGACACTGCCACTGGGGATGATCATGATTGTGGTGGCATTGGCGACGATGCCTAACCGCCCGTATTTTGATACTTTCGTTTCAGAAATTTGGATGCCTTATTCCTTGACGTACGGTTTGTTCTTGCCCGTTCTCTTGCTGAGTGTAGGGGCCTTAAGAAAAAAACCAGTCTGCTAG
- a CDS encoding IMP dehydrogenase, giving the protein MAFYYTEPSRTFNEFLLLPNLTTKECTPNNVDLSTPITKYKKGEKPAISLNIPFSSAVMQAVSDHHMAVALARCGGISFIFGSQSIESQATMVRKAKGYKAGFVVSRSNLTPSHTLKDILELKEATGHSTVAITEDGTAKGKLLGIVTGRDYRISRDSQDKLVSDIMTPFSKLIYGKSGITLSEANDLIWEHKLNCLPIVDENQNLDFLVFRKDYDSRKNNPLSLLDANKSYIVGAGINTKDYKERVPALVEAGVDILVIDSSDGFSEWQRETVQFVKENFNVPIGAGNVVDKEGFRYLVESGADFIKVGIGGGSICITREQKGIGRGQASSLIEVAAARDEYFKETGIYVPLCSDGGIVHDYHVTLALAMGADFVMLGRYFARFDESPTKKVKIGNNFVKEYWGEGSNRARNWQRYDTGGKSSLVFEEGVDSYVPYAGSLRENIDRTLSKIKSTMCNCGSLSISELQQKARITVISATSLVEGGAHDVILKESSMAAE; this is encoded by the coding sequence GTGGCTTTTTATTACACAGAACCATCTCGGACGTTTAATGAGTTTTTGCTGTTGCCAAATCTCACCACAAAAGAATGCACACCGAACAATGTGGACTTATCCACTCCGATTACCAAGTATAAAAAAGGTGAAAAGCCTGCCATCTCACTAAACATACCGTTCTCATCAGCAGTCATGCAAGCAGTTTCCGACCATCATATGGCGGTCGCATTGGCTAGATGTGGCGGTATTTCGTTTATTTTTGGCTCCCAGTCCATCGAGAGCCAAGCAACCATGGTTCGCAAAGCAAAAGGCTACAAGGCTGGTTTCGTCGTGAGCCGTTCCAATCTGACGCCAAGCCATACGCTGAAAGACATTTTGGAATTGAAAGAGGCGACAGGCCACTCCACCGTTGCCATTACGGAAGATGGTACGGCAAAAGGCAAGCTGCTCGGAATCGTAACCGGTCGCGATTATCGCATCAGTCGCGACTCTCAGGACAAACTCGTCAGCGACATCATGACACCATTCTCGAAGCTGATCTATGGCAAATCCGGCATCACGCTCTCCGAAGCCAACGACCTGATCTGGGAGCACAAGCTCAACTGCTTGCCAATCGTAGATGAAAATCAAAATCTCGACTTCCTCGTTTTCCGCAAGGACTACGATTCCCGCAAAAACAATCCGCTGTCCCTTTTGGACGCGAACAAGAGCTATATCGTTGGTGCCGGTATCAATACAAAGGACTACAAGGAGCGCGTTCCTGCGTTGGTGGAAGCAGGCGTTGATATCCTGGTCATCGACTCCTCCGATGGCTTCAGCGAATGGCAGCGCGAGACGGTTCAATTTGTAAAAGAAAACTTCAATGTTCCGATCGGTGCAGGTAACGTCGTCGATAAGGAAGGCTTCCGCTATCTCGTGGAATCGGGCGCAGATTTCATTAAAGTAGGGATCGGCGGCGGTTCCATCTGCATCACCCGTGAGCAAAAAGGAATCGGACGCGGTCAAGCCTCTTCCCTCATTGAAGTGGCAGCAGCTCGCGACGAGTACTTCAAGGAAACAGGCATTTACGTTCCGCTCTGCTCCGACGGCGGAATCGTACACGACTACCACGTGACACTGGCTTTGGCTATGGGTGCAGACTTTGTCATGCTGGGACGTTACTTCGCTCGCTTCGACGAAAGCCCGACCAAAAAAGTGAAGATCGGCAACAACTTCGTGAAAGAATACTGGGGAGAAGGCTCCAACCGCGCTCGCAACTGGCAACGCTATGACACTGGCGGCAAAAGCAGTCTCGTCTTTGAAGAAGGCGTAGACTCCTACGTACCATACGCAGGAAGCCTGCGCGAGAACATAGACCGTACCTTGAGCAAAATCAAATCGACCATGTGCAATTGCGGGTCGCTCTCCATCTCAGAGCTTCAGCAAAAAGCGCGAATCACCGTCATCTCTGCTACCAGCTTGGTAGAAGGCGGCGCACATGACGTTATCTTGAAAGAAAGCAGCATGGCTGCTGAGTAA
- a CDS encoding HAMP domain-containing sensor histidine kinase, whose protein sequence is MSKFRLKNLPISRQILILFMILTSVLGVGLGIGYPLAVKQYLVSNTYSLLEEEFYTLSQHISFNEHNELLPVPAAAPYFLQLLLQRYEYSFDMIVYAENGQELGSRSNSNGRIPYEDSKELFLKAATYPSQKLQHGSLDRGDESYLFVSKKMDYHGFPYYMVLFSKEQELNQINSILTRQFLLVFGLLLLVSWLLAVWFSGYLSRPLRTLEELCKKIARRQFDIPLAMDRGDEIGQLARSFDMMKNQLKEYDESQQHFVQNISHELKTPIMAIQGYTQGLIEGVFQGPQAEKGLSIIMEESKRLEKVVGQLLYITKIESVSQMMQVDRVDLSEMMHLLKQRLSVLNPQIEWELNLADDLIVEGDGEQLSTAFVNIMENQLRYANSRLTISGRQAGKSVVVTISNDGPPIEEALLPHLFQRFRKGKSGKHGLGLAIARAVLEAHKGTIDARNDADGPCFTMIVPIEFKGRLS, encoded by the coding sequence ATGAGCAAATTCCGGCTGAAAAACCTGCCGATTTCCAGGCAAATCCTCATTTTGTTCATGATCCTGACAAGCGTCCTCGGGGTTGGCCTTGGCATCGGGTATCCACTGGCTGTCAAACAGTATCTGGTATCCAACACTTACTCGCTCTTGGAAGAAGAGTTTTACACATTATCTCAGCATATCTCCTTCAATGAGCATAATGAGCTCCTGCCTGTTCCGGCTGCTGCCCCATACTTTTTACAGCTCTTGCTCCAACGCTATGAGTACTCCTTTGATATGATTGTCTATGCCGAGAACGGTCAAGAGCTGGGCAGCCGAAGCAATAGCAACGGCCGCATACCGTATGAGGATTCCAAGGAGCTGTTCCTAAAAGCAGCCACATACCCAAGTCAAAAGCTGCAGCATGGTTCACTGGACCGTGGAGACGAGAGCTATTTGTTCGTCAGCAAAAAAATGGACTACCACGGCTTCCCTTACTACATGGTGTTGTTCTCCAAGGAACAGGAGCTCAACCAGATCAATTCGATTTTGACTCGTCAGTTTTTACTCGTTTTTGGTCTGCTGCTGCTCGTAAGCTGGCTTTTGGCCGTGTGGTTTAGCGGGTATTTGAGCAGACCGCTCCGCACCCTTGAAGAGCTGTGCAAAAAGATCGCTCGTCGTCAGTTCGATATCCCGCTAGCGATGGATCGCGGGGATGAGATCGGGCAGCTCGCCCGCTCATTCGATATGATGAAAAACCAACTGAAGGAATACGACGAGTCGCAGCAGCATTTTGTCCAAAATATTTCCCATGAGCTCAAAACACCGATCATGGCGATTCAAGGATACACGCAAGGACTCATAGAAGGCGTCTTCCAGGGTCCCCAGGCTGAAAAAGGGCTTTCCATCATCATGGAGGAGAGCAAGCGCCTCGAAAAGGTCGTCGGTCAGCTCTTGTATATCACGAAGATCGAGTCTGTCTCTCAAATGATGCAAGTCGACCGTGTCGACCTGTCAGAGATGATGCACCTGTTAAAACAGCGGCTCTCCGTGCTCAATCCGCAAATCGAGTGGGAGTTAAATCTGGCAGACGACTTGATCGTGGAGGGAGACGGCGAGCAATTGAGCACTGCATTCGTCAATATCATGGAGAATCAACTGCGCTACGCCAACAGCCGACTTACGATCTCAGGGAGACAAGCGGGCAAAAGCGTCGTCGTCACGATTTCCAATGATGGTCCCCCCATTGAGGAAGCGCTACTGCCGCATTTGTTCCAGCGTTTCCGCAAAGGAAAGTCCGGCAAGCATGGGCTCGGACTCGCGATTGCCCGTGCTGTCTTGGAAGCACATAAAGGGACGATCGATGCCCGCAACGATGCAGATGGACCTTGCTTTACGATGATCGTACCCATTGAATTCAAAGGCCGATTAAGTTGA
- a CDS encoding response regulator transcription factor, producing MNTPYLVYLVDDETNLLDLLQSYLQNAGLQVKAFSSGKDVLPLLDEETQPHLWILDIMMPDIDGYELLRLIREKSNVPIIFISARDQDVDKIIGLELGSDDYLAKPFLPRELVIRAKKLLQRTYEKPGAAASSTQTFQDWVTIDPYIISEKGRQVKEGDELIDLTTKEFELIVYLLHNQGLALNREQILTSIWGEDYIGSDRAVDDLVKRIRKKMPKFPLETVYGFGYRMTRI from the coding sequence ATGAATACCCCCTACCTCGTCTATCTGGTGGACGATGAAACGAACCTGTTGGACTTGCTACAATCGTATTTGCAAAATGCCGGATTGCAAGTGAAAGCGTTTTCTAGCGGCAAGGACGTCTTGCCGTTACTTGATGAAGAAACACAACCACATTTGTGGATTTTGGACATCATGATGCCCGACATCGACGGCTATGAGCTTTTGCGTCTTATCCGCGAAAAGTCGAATGTCCCCATCATCTTCATCTCCGCTCGTGATCAGGATGTCGATAAAATCATCGGACTGGAACTAGGCAGCGACGACTACTTGGCGAAGCCATTTCTCCCTCGGGAACTGGTCATCCGTGCGAAGAAGCTGCTCCAGCGCACCTATGAGAAGCCTGGTGCCGCTGCTTCCTCTACCCAGACTTTCCAAGATTGGGTAACGATCGATCCTTATATCATCTCAGAAAAAGGCAGACAAGTAAAAGAAGGCGACGAGCTTATTGATTTAACCACCAAAGAATTCGAACTCATTGTCTACCTTTTGCACAATCAAGGTCTGGCCTTGAATCGTGAGCAGATTCTAACCTCCATCTGGGGGGAAGACTACATCGGCTCAGATAGAGCTGTCGATGACTTGGTGAAGCGCATCCGCAAAAAAATGCCCAAGTTTCCATTGGAGACGGTCTATGGCTTCGGCTACCGAATGACGCGTATATGA
- a CDS encoding DUF3048 domain-containing protein, translating into MKRTVKSSLMVLAFMLLTTACGQKPVDTQPSPQVPDPLVQTPPETNQPIEYAYKAPMTGIGSQENLGSKRPIMVMINNAPPARPQTGINKADMIYEVLSEGEMTRFLAIFQSQKPEVIGPVRSIRPYFIQIGTGFDAVLVHAGGSPDALETLARKDLSHLDEIPNGKYFWREKFRKMPHNLYTKPELLEKAMQDKGMRQTAEVPRFTFLPEDTEIKEGEPATQVDLTFHSLNKAAFTYDAEQKKYMRFTAGKPHLDLSDKKQLSTTNLLVISAKHRVLDKEGRLSVDVIGPGDGYLFQQGKARKIKWKRSNGVIRAYEDAALTQEAPLLPGNTWISILPNSPGLSKSLKFQ; encoded by the coding sequence ATGAAACGAACAGTCAAATCGTCTCTCATGGTACTAGCCTTCATGCTCTTAACGACGGCTTGCGGTCAAAAGCCAGTGGACACCCAACCTAGTCCGCAGGTACCTGATCCGCTTGTGCAAACGCCACCGGAAACGAATCAGCCCATCGAATATGCGTATAAGGCACCGATGACAGGAATTGGAAGTCAAGAAAACCTGGGGAGCAAACGCCCGATCATGGTGATGATCAACAACGCTCCGCCAGCACGGCCACAAACAGGCATCAACAAAGCGGACATGATTTATGAGGTATTGTCAGAAGGGGAAATGACCCGTTTTCTTGCGATATTCCAAAGCCAAAAGCCGGAAGTAATTGGACCTGTCCGCAGTATCCGCCCTTATTTTATCCAGATCGGGACTGGTTTTGATGCAGTCCTCGTCCACGCGGGAGGCAGTCCAGATGCGCTGGAAACCTTGGCGCGAAAAGACCTCAGTCATCTGGATGAAATCCCGAACGGTAAATACTTTTGGCGCGAAAAATTCCGCAAAATGCCACATAACCTGTACACCAAGCCAGAGCTTTTGGAAAAAGCGATGCAGGATAAAGGGATGCGTCAAACGGCAGAGGTGCCTCGCTTCACGTTCCTGCCGGAGGATACCGAGATCAAGGAAGGCGAGCCTGCTACACAGGTAGATTTGACGTTCCACTCATTGAATAAAGCGGCTTTTACATATGATGCTGAGCAAAAGAAATACATGCGCTTTACGGCCGGCAAGCCACATTTGGACTTGAGCGACAAGAAACAGTTGTCCACGACCAATCTATTGGTCATCTCTGCCAAACACCGCGTGCTGGATAAAGAAGGGCGTCTATCGGTCGATGTAATCGGTCCGGGGGACGGTTATTTGTTCCAGCAAGGAAAAGCGCGCAAGATCAAATGGAAGCGCAGCAATGGTGTCATCCGTGCCTATGAGGACGCGGCTTTGACGCAAGAAGCACCACTTTTACCTGGAAATACCTGGATTTCTATATTGCCGAACTCACCGGGTCTGTCGAAGTCCCTCAAGTTCCAGTAA
- a CDS encoding YerC/YecD family TrpR-related protein has product MQLEKLKGKGLEQLFEAVLSLETMEECYQFFDDLCTVNEMQSLAQRLEVARMLRKGFTYNQIEAETGASTATISRVKRCLNYGNDGYQMALERIGK; this is encoded by the coding sequence ATGCAATTGGAAAAATTAAAAGGAAAAGGGCTCGAACAGTTGTTTGAAGCTGTTCTTTCCCTGGAAACGATGGAAGAGTGCTATCAATTTTTTGACGATCTGTGCACAGTGAACGAAATGCAGTCACTCGCACAGCGCCTGGAAGTGGCGAGAATGCTCCGCAAAGGCTTTACTTACAATCAGATTGAAGCAGAGACCGGGGCAAGTACGGCGACGATTTCCCGCGTCAAACGCTGTTTGAACTATGGAAATGACGGATACCAGATGGCACTTGAGCGGATTGGAAAATAG
- a CDS encoding heptaprenylglyceryl phosphate synthase codes for MIDYRGWRHTFKLDPDKTIDDEALEAICESGTDAIIVGGTYGVTYDNTLELMSRLRRYAVPAVLEISSLDAVVPGFDSYLIPLVLNAGDPDWIFAPHVSGLQAFGAYIHWDEIITEGYIIANPEAGVAQLTKARPIADATQAKAYAQVATNICRLPIVYMEYSGTYGDPTIVKAAKTGAGEAHLFYGGGIRNPEQAAEMAAIADTVVVGNVIYDDLDAALATVKAVKGTQY; via the coding sequence TTGATTGACTATCGTGGCTGGCGCCATACATTTAAACTAGACCCGGATAAAACAATCGATGACGAGGCCTTGGAGGCGATTTGCGAGTCCGGAACAGATGCGATCATTGTGGGCGGCACGTACGGTGTGACCTATGACAATACACTCGAATTGATGTCGCGACTGCGTCGTTACGCAGTACCGGCTGTCCTGGAGATTTCCTCGCTGGATGCAGTTGTGCCGGGATTTGATTCGTACTTAATCCCGCTCGTCTTGAACGCTGGCGATCCAGACTGGATTTTTGCTCCGCATGTATCGGGGCTTCAAGCGTTTGGTGCTTATATTCATTGGGATGAGATCATTACAGAAGGATATATCATCGCCAATCCAGAAGCGGGCGTAGCACAGCTGACAAAAGCACGGCCGATTGCGGATGCCACGCAGGCCAAAGCGTACGCGCAGGTAGCGACGAACATTTGTCGTTTGCCGATTGTCTACATGGAGTACAGCGGTACATACGGCGATCCGACAATCGTAAAGGCTGCCAAGACAGGCGCGGGCGAAGCCCACCTCTTTTATGGCGGCGGGATTCGTAACCCGGAGCAAGCGGCAGAAATGGCTGCGATTGCTGATACGGTTGTTGTAGGGAATGTCATTTATGATGATCTCGATGCTGCGCTCGCTACTGTGAAGGCTGTAAAAGGAACCCAATACTAA
- a CDS encoding DUF4179 domain-containing protein encodes MKCLDKGQIALYLYDLLEPEEAEVIAAHLEECRHCQMKLKQELDELEDLEESLATDEPSDAVIHDIMANLPPYPIHVLKRSERQKIQKKIDWKKRSLDIVKKATIAVAGMAAVVYFGTLTSPSFATYVNNLYASTIKSDPQQTESSLFAAEAPEDALIQRGLERGYNKKLDLKAVDNGMTLEVKEVMADTRDVRIIFGFKDKNGKQLEKLFRNFPVGDEDKLNETYEIKITDEDGNVLETIDKYHLKYNKKESIGEKEEYLMVSRPISRYFTDVSKIPDKLNIELRIKKLDKVDGNWSVTIPVDISKAKKETRIVPINEHFTAPNGEVINLKQVMVTPGQTEFVIENTEGSGSSPSLTYEVVDDKGAVLAAWSTLDLVSEFGEDPNPFFKNVSREYFVRATDDKNIHFISFHSLPTDKNLTFRVGDNYDQVPSNFKQKLSIETLKTTPVTIKHEGSTLTFSNFASEEITKTNPITSEKIKRLRNTLQLEATLAPGVIFLDSWQGADDKGKEYDFNFMGSTTKDEKGNFIMKGTLVDEMDVIPKELTLTIEEQVNKAKDMDWSVALPLKN; translated from the coding sequence ATGAAATGTTTAGATAAAGGACAAATTGCTTTGTATCTATACGACCTTCTTGAGCCAGAGGAAGCCGAGGTCATAGCAGCCCATTTGGAAGAGTGCCGTCATTGCCAGATGAAGTTGAAGCAGGAGCTGGACGAGCTGGAAGACCTGGAAGAATCACTAGCGACAGATGAGCCATCCGATGCTGTCATCCATGACATTATGGCGAATCTCCCCCCTTACCCCATTCACGTCCTGAAACGATCAGAAAGACAAAAGATACAGAAGAAAATCGATTGGAAAAAAAGGAGCCTGGATATCGTGAAAAAAGCAACCATCGCCGTAGCAGGAATGGCAGCAGTAGTCTATTTTGGAACACTGACTTCACCATCCTTTGCGACTTATGTAAATAACTTGTATGCCTCTACCATAAAATCAGATCCGCAGCAGACAGAGAGTAGCTTGTTTGCAGCAGAAGCGCCCGAGGACGCCCTCATCCAGCGTGGACTTGAAAGAGGATATAACAAGAAGCTTGATTTGAAAGCCGTCGACAACGGAATGACGCTGGAAGTAAAAGAAGTTATGGCAGATACGAGGGATGTCCGGATTATTTTCGGCTTCAAGGATAAGAATGGCAAGCAGCTTGAAAAGTTGTTCCGGAATTTTCCAGTGGGGGATGAAGATAAACTGAACGAAACCTATGAAATAAAAATCACAGACGAGGACGGAAACGTTCTTGAAACAATTGATAAGTACCATCTTAAATATAACAAGAAGGAAAGCATCGGCGAAAAAGAGGAGTACTTGATGGTCAGCCGACCGATTAGCCGATATTTTACAGATGTCAGCAAGATTCCTGACAAACTAAACATCGAGCTTCGCATCAAGAAGCTGGACAAAGTTGACGGAAATTGGAGCGTAACCATCCCTGTTGATATTTCCAAAGCCAAAAAGGAAACGAGAATTGTTCCCATTAACGAGCATTTTACCGCTCCCAATGGCGAAGTGATTAATCTAAAGCAAGTGATGGTGACACCTGGCCAAACTGAATTCGTTATCGAGAATACGGAAGGAAGCGGTAGTTCCCCATCCTTAACTTATGAAGTAGTGGACGACAAGGGGGCTGTACTCGCAGCTTGGAGCACTCTGGACCTAGTGAGTGAATTTGGGGAAGATCCGAATCCATTTTTCAAAAATGTAAGCAGAGAATATTTCGTTCGTGCAACCGATGACAAAAATATTCACTTCATCAGCTTTCATTCCTTGCCAACGGATAAAAATCTAACCTTTAGAGTCGGTGATAATTACGATCAGGTTCCTTCGAATTTTAAGCAAAAGCTGTCCATTGAGACACTAAAAACCACTCCTGTAACGATAAAGCATGAAGGAAGCACACTAACCTTCTCAAACTTTGCTTCAGAAGAGATAACGAAAACAAACCCAATCACTTCTGAAAAAATCAAAAGGCTGCGTAATACATTACAGCTAGAGGCAACTTTGGCACCGGGTGTGATCTTTTTAGACTCCTGGCAGGGTGCTGATGACAAGGGAAAAGAATACGATTTTAATTTCATGGGCTCCACAACAAAAGATGAAAAAGGAAATTTTATCATGAAAGGTACACTCGTAGATGAGATGGACGTTATCCCGAAAGAGCTGACGCTTACGATCGAGGAACAAGTGAACAAAGCAAAAGATATGGATTGGAGCGTAGCACTTCCACTGAAGAACTAG
- a CDS encoding RNA polymerase sigma factor has translation MEEDRVIIGRVLQGNKDAYSEIIARYHGKVSSILRKMLGHTPDAQDIVQEIFIKTYYHLPEYKANYDFSAWLYRIAANHCLDELRKRKRKLTLSSNEEIEPVDSHTPEVAFLNKEGQRLLRQRMMSVEEKYRIVLEMRYFESLSCEEISHRLSIPSSTVRTRLSRGKDKLREAIGHAGQGGDFHL, from the coding sequence ATGGAGGAAGATCGAGTGATCATCGGGCGGGTCTTGCAAGGGAACAAAGACGCCTACTCCGAGATCATTGCCAGATACCACGGAAAAGTAAGTTCCATTCTTCGCAAGATGTTGGGACATACACCGGATGCACAGGATATCGTGCAGGAAATTTTCATTAAGACGTACTACCATTTACCAGAATATAAGGCAAACTACGATTTTTCTGCATGGTTGTACCGGATTGCTGCCAACCATTGTCTGGACGAGCTGCGTAAACGTAAACGCAAGCTTACGCTCAGCTCGAATGAAGAAATAGAGCCAGTGGATAGCCACACGCCGGAGGTTGCCTTTTTGAATAAGGAGGGGCAGCGCTTGTTGCGTCAAAGGATGATGTCCGTCGAAGAAAAGTATCGGATCGTCCTCGAAATGCGCTACTTCGAATCATTGAGTTGTGAGGAAATCAGCCATCGACTGTCGATTCCATCGAGTACTGTGCGGACGCGCCTGTCTCGTGGAAAAGACAAGCTAAGGGAAGCTATCGGACATGCAGGGCAAGGGGGGGACTTTCATCTATGA